One segment of Vibrio gazogenes DNA contains the following:
- a CDS encoding RHS repeat-associated core domain-containing protein, which produces MCDKDPISMATGEELLSLTDGHLIGLLPFEWQRLYRTAAVETHVGLGYGWSHSLSHQLTVAGDEIIWRDGEGKLTRFPRPTEQLSAITNRMAKSAAFLGSDKQQMIIASGERFYTFKMRGDSGLLTSIKDQYDHSLSITYDRQHRPIRISTETNLRFELVYTDDLITQVDLYAYLAEQDEWQFVQTQVSYGYNAQSQLISATNASGETERYTYDTQHVIQSRELAGGAVFRWEWQGEGKDVRAVRQYSNLTQVDTRYDWDEEAGTVTLTNSDGSQQVYQHDENARLIKEVDGSGGEYLKAYDDKGRLTKETDALGNVTESVYNDAGELVAKIAPNGLTTHFSYRNGLLTQVQQDKAVWRYRHDRWGHITEQTDPLGHTTVYDYNDHGLIEKITYPDGGIHQLTWNRNGHLVDETTPQGEVIRYRYDILGRLRLRHDSQGVTELSYDRSGRLTKQVLPGGQTRFYEYNAYNKVTKFTDEQGRATTYDYEFPLHLVTQKTNPDGSTVQYRYDNPFHFVSAIINERGERYQIDYTPTGHVQREVTFDGRQFVYEYDAHTQLTAKTEIGSEGTELMTRYAYDAQGKLIGKTLPDESTIQYSYDLLGNLTGVDDGRWPLAYAYDVLGRLTTEHQGWATTGYRYDALGHITAQLLPDGQQLDYDFQHGRLHQVNLNGHCLTQHQYQVSGLETRRTQGALSSHFQYDETGRLTEHRVSQAQQQTLFRRYQYNRSGNLTQVEDNLRGLTQYHYDPLDRLTQVRGSLSENFAHDPAGNLIQSRQSNVEGNRLLFQGDRHYQYDEFGNLIQEARGTNQSLITRYQYDGQHRLTHVEKPDGTLAEYQYDAFGRRTHKTVTDKTGHQTTTEFLWQGDKLLAESGERHYQTYLYEYGSFKPLALVTGEGADNATPYFYHLDQIGTPLEITDVEGRVAWSVDYHSYGNVAYQRKADIVSPLRFQGQYYDEETGLHYNRHRYYSPDSGRFITPDPIGLAGGLNNYQYVVNPTGWVDPLGLSQCLGSCAGAIRRAFLNNKWGYLTSSERSALLQQKVELNAERWVREYEVNLGQRYPGLNPHFVDKHGPDIPLSPNLASRAIDGSHPRTGAPGRFPQPSSQFKDWQTQRNIINEAITREARGLPKYNGFDSQGNPVVTGTYHETVGRGFTKNRQNLSQPHFNPNYTKWTIRFDAGTGQPFTGYPTP; this is translated from the coding sequence GTGTGTGACAAAGACCCGATATCGATGGCAACCGGCGAAGAGTTACTGTCGCTGACCGACGGCCACCTGATTGGTCTGTTGCCGTTTGAATGGCAACGGCTGTACAGGACCGCTGCGGTTGAAACCCATGTCGGGCTCGGTTATGGCTGGTCGCATTCCCTGTCACACCAACTGACGGTTGCGGGGGATGAGATTATCTGGCGGGACGGCGAAGGGAAACTGACCCGTTTCCCCAGACCGACAGAGCAATTGTCGGCGATTACCAACCGGATGGCGAAATCAGCGGCATTTCTGGGTAGTGATAAACAGCAGATGATTATTGCCAGCGGTGAGCGGTTTTATACCTTTAAAATGCGTGGTGACTCGGGCTTACTGACGTCTATCAAAGACCAATATGACCATTCACTGAGCATCACTTACGACCGTCAGCACCGTCCGATACGGATTTCAACCGAGACCAACCTTAGATTTGAGTTGGTGTATACGGATGACCTGATTACCCAAGTGGATTTGTACGCTTATCTGGCTGAGCAGGACGAATGGCAATTTGTTCAGACGCAGGTCAGTTATGGCTATAACGCGCAGTCGCAGCTCATCTCCGCCACCAATGCCAGTGGGGAGACCGAGCGATACACCTACGATACCCAACATGTGATTCAGTCACGCGAGCTGGCCGGTGGTGCGGTGTTCCGCTGGGAATGGCAGGGCGAAGGGAAGGATGTTCGGGCGGTGCGCCAGTACAGTAACCTGACGCAAGTCGATACCCGCTATGACTGGGATGAAGAGGCCGGGACGGTGACGCTGACCAACAGCGACGGCTCGCAGCAAGTTTACCAGCATGATGAAAACGCGCGGCTGATTAAAGAAGTGGACGGCAGCGGCGGGGAGTACCTCAAGGCCTATGATGACAAAGGGCGGCTGACTAAAGAGACTGATGCGCTCGGTAATGTCACCGAATCGGTGTACAACGATGCCGGTGAGTTGGTGGCTAAAATTGCGCCGAACGGACTGACAACCCATTTTTCATACCGGAACGGCCTGCTGACTCAGGTGCAGCAGGACAAAGCCGTGTGGCGTTACCGACATGACCGCTGGGGTCATATCACCGAGCAGACCGACCCGCTCGGTCATACCACCGTTTATGATTACAACGACCACGGCCTGATTGAGAAAATCACCTATCCGGATGGTGGCATTCACCAACTGACCTGGAATCGCAACGGTCATCTGGTCGATGAGACCACCCCGCAGGGGGAAGTGATTCGTTACCGCTACGATATTCTGGGGCGGTTGCGGCTGCGTCATGACAGTCAGGGCGTGACAGAGCTCTCCTATGACCGCAGCGGCCGGTTAACCAAACAGGTGTTGCCGGGCGGTCAGACCCGCTTTTATGAATACAACGCCTATAACAAGGTCACCAAGTTCACCGATGAGCAGGGCAGAGCCACCACCTACGATTATGAGTTCCCGCTGCATCTGGTGACGCAGAAGACCAACCCGGACGGCAGTACGGTGCAGTATCGCTATGACAACCCGTTCCACTTTGTCAGTGCCATTATCAATGAGCGCGGTGAGCGCTATCAGATAGACTACACGCCGACCGGCCATGTCCAGCGGGAAGTGACCTTTGACGGGCGGCAGTTTGTCTATGAATATGACGCGCACACCCAACTGACGGCAAAAACGGAAATCGGCAGTGAAGGCACCGAGCTGATGACCCGTTACGCGTATGACGCACAGGGCAAGCTGATTGGGAAAACCCTGCCGGATGAATCGACAATTCAGTACAGTTATGACTTACTCGGCAATCTGACCGGTGTGGATGACGGCCGCTGGCCACTGGCGTATGCCTATGATGTGCTGGGCCGATTGACTACCGAGCATCAGGGGTGGGCAACCACCGGTTATCGTTATGATGCGCTGGGCCACATCACGGCTCAGTTACTGCCGGACGGGCAGCAGCTTGACTATGACTTCCAACATGGGCGGCTGCATCAGGTCAATCTGAACGGTCACTGCCTGACACAACACCAATATCAGGTCAGTGGTCTGGAAACCCGCCGGACGCAGGGGGCGCTGAGCAGTCATTTTCAGTATGATGAAACCGGTCGCCTGACCGAGCATCGGGTCAGTCAGGCTCAGCAACAAACGTTGTTCCGCCGTTATCAGTACAACCGCTCGGGGAACTTAACGCAGGTGGAAGATAACCTGCGAGGGTTGACACAATATCACTATGACCCGTTAGACCGCCTGACGCAGGTGCGCGGCAGCCTGAGTGAGAACTTTGCCCACGACCCGGCAGGCAACCTGATACAGAGCCGGCAGAGCAATGTTGAAGGGAACCGGCTGCTGTTTCAGGGGGACCGACACTATCAGTATGATGAGTTTGGTAATCTGATACAGGAAGCGCGCGGCACCAATCAGTCCCTCATCACTCGCTATCAATACGACGGCCAGCACCGCCTGACTCACGTTGAAAAGCCCGACGGCACCCTTGCGGAATACCAATACGATGCCTTCGGCAGAAGAACCCATAAAACGGTCACTGACAAAACCGGTCACCAGACCACCACTGAGTTTTTATGGCAGGGTGACAAGCTGTTGGCCGAATCGGGTGAGCGTCATTATCAGACTTATCTGTACGAATACGGCAGCTTTAAACCGCTGGCGCTGGTCACTGGTGAAGGGGCGGATAACGCGACACCGTACTTCTATCACCTTGACCAAATCGGCACCCCGTTGGAAATCACCGATGTAGAAGGCCGTGTTGCCTGGTCGGTGGATTACCACAGCTACGGCAATGTGGCTTACCAGCGCAAGGCCGACATCGTCAGCCCGCTGCGTTTTCAGGGGCAGTATTACGATGAAGAAACGGGTTTACATTACAACCGTCATCGTTACTATAGCCCTGACTCCGGTCGGTTTATCACCCCGGACCCAATCGGCCTCGCGGGTGGTTTAAACAACTACCAGTATGTGGTGAATCCGACGGGATGGGTGGATCCGCTGGGGTTGAGTCAGTGTTTGGGGAGTTGTGCTGGGGCTATACGGCGAGCATTTCTTAATAACAAGTGGGGATACCTTACTAGTAGTGAGCGGTCTGCTCTTTTACAACAAAAAGTGGAATTAAATGCAGAACGTTGGGTTAGAGAGTACGAAGTAAACTTGGGGCAACGTTATCCTGGGCTAAATCCTCACTTTGTAGATAAGCATGGACCTGATATTCCATTAAGCCCCAATTTGGCTAGTAGAGCAATTGATGGATCTCATCCTAGAACAGGAGCTCCGGGACGATTCCCTCAACCTAGTTCACAATTTAAAGATTGGCAGACTCAGCGAAATATCATTAATGAAGCGATAACGCGAGAGGCGAGAGGGCTACCCAAATATAATGGATTTGATAGTCAGGGTAATCCGGTTGTAACAGGGACATATCATGAGACTGTAGGTCGGGGATTTACTAAAAACCGTCAAAATCTAAGCCAGCCTCATTTTAATCCAAATTATACAAAATGGACTATCCGGTTTGATGCAGGAACGGGACAACCTTTTACTGGATATCCAACACCATGA
- a CDS encoding MvaI/BcnI family restriction endonuclease — MATFSSISDHMRNLGATRIIFKPLANNDNTKQQIYLGADFDVIRVIPSGDIYASGTSKKGPIFKAPLNFYWIDENGNTDHAPNSQIILYPKYPEIRMSGFLSDTNRKLTITPRHLMQPPTREEREARLKTHRYLILGVNKDTVWAYCTSWQDTLAEELCVLVINEKATIVASVFYEQPKVGKTSEEKLLEKLRQVYETGPIESCRLKADGTKIPYKAQNGAGYTLEAQFGITPNGCADPDFMDWELKSHSGSVVTLMTPEPNTGSYIDGGLKVFLDQYATNNQPERLDFASRHEVNKENRKTTLTMRMEGYDPKSGQIIDPEGGLMLRDRDGNLAAGWRFDKVIEHWKRKHSNTCYITYKACKDNEFPTYHYGPDITLGQGTSLEHFLRGLHSCAIYYDPGINMKFKDGKWKPKKRNQFRVKWKDLYRLYDSLRKLDLRNI, encoded by the coding sequence ATGGCAACTTTCAGTAGTATTTCAGACCATATGCGCAACCTAGGTGCAACTCGAATTATTTTTAAACCTCTCGCAAACAATGACAACACAAAACAACAGATTTATCTCGGGGCTGATTTCGACGTAATCCGGGTTATTCCATCTGGCGACATATATGCAAGTGGAACCAGTAAAAAAGGTCCAATATTCAAAGCTCCTCTGAATTTTTATTGGATAGATGAAAATGGAAATACTGATCATGCTCCTAACAGCCAGATCATACTCTATCCCAAATACCCTGAAATACGGATGTCTGGTTTTCTGTCGGACACAAACCGAAAGCTTACAATCACACCACGACACTTAATGCAGCCACCGACTAGGGAAGAACGGGAAGCACGCTTGAAGACACATCGTTATCTGATCCTTGGAGTAAACAAAGATACAGTGTGGGCATACTGCACATCTTGGCAGGATACTCTTGCAGAAGAGTTGTGTGTGTTGGTTATTAATGAAAAGGCAACAATAGTAGCTTCTGTTTTTTACGAACAGCCAAAAGTCGGAAAAACCAGTGAAGAGAAACTATTGGAAAAACTGAGACAAGTTTACGAAACAGGCCCCATCGAATCATGTCGACTGAAAGCGGATGGAACAAAAATTCCCTACAAGGCACAGAACGGAGCCGGATATACGCTGGAAGCTCAATTCGGGATAACCCCGAATGGGTGTGCCGACCCAGATTTCATGGATTGGGAACTCAAATCACACTCAGGTTCAGTTGTTACACTCATGACACCGGAGCCTAATACCGGGAGTTATATTGACGGCGGACTGAAAGTATTTCTGGATCAATACGCAACCAATAATCAACCCGAACGCTTGGACTTTGCAAGTCGCCACGAAGTGAATAAAGAAAACAGAAAGACAACACTGACTATGAGAATGGAAGGATACGACCCAAAATCCGGCCAGATAATCGATCCGGAAGGTGGTCTGATGCTAAGAGATCGGGATGGTAATCTTGCTGCCGGATGGAGGTTCGATAAAGTAATAGAACACTGGAAAAGGAAACATTCCAACACTTGTTATATTACCTATAAGGCTTGCAAAGATAACGAGTTTCCAACTTATCATTATGGCCCCGATATAACTTTAGGGCAGGGAACAAGTCTGGAACACTTTTTGAGAGGGTTGCATTCCTGTGCAATCTACTACGACCCGGGAATCAACATGAAGTTTAAAGATGGTAAATGGAAGCCCAAAAAACGAAATCAATTCCGAGTAAAATGGAAAGATCTCTATCGTCTGTACGACTCACTACGCAAATTAGATTTGAGAAACATATAA
- the dcm gene encoding DNA (cytosine-5-)-methyltransferase: MLYNEILKGDLEDQLRIEKNIKESNKLLKLLVEIYDQKNLASKFKLMGGDIASVTREKLNKWKAHPEHTPIIFNKRAIEYIREALLPLKPEHWDNPTFKFIDLFAGIGGIRKGFEEIGGKCIFTSEWDSNARRTYLANHYVDDTELSYFLDSEEENPTKNKSFMDITKITKSGNSQATAQEKRESILSHIPEHDVLLAGFPCQPFSLAGVSKKNSLGRTHGFECETQGTLFFDVEQVLLVRQPKYFVLENVKNLKSHDKGNTFATIIRALDHAGYWVADISNQSDDIEEAIEIVRRRKNEPTIIDGVHFTPQHRERIVLVGIRKDLIDNRPELARLSLKDIQKPEFRYTVADILCPLTNAEQRKYTLTPNLWNYLYHYAQKHQSKGNGFGFGLVDPSDTNAVTRTLSARYYKDGSEILINQHGITPDYLERNKIFAIRKNHEREQAALEYAQHWQKSNIDSSEKEFKDKIKEGEKVYDEKFGRYAEEFDSLYRTPRRLTPRECARLMGFEKPEQYRNETDIDFRIVCADTSAYKQFGNSVVVPVFRSVANLLQKYIIQ, encoded by the coding sequence ATGCTTTACAACGAAATACTAAAAGGTGATCTTGAAGATCAACTGCGTATTGAAAAAAACATCAAAGAAAGCAATAAACTACTTAAACTACTCGTTGAGATATATGATCAGAAAAATCTTGCTTCCAAGTTCAAACTTATGGGTGGAGATATTGCATCAGTAACCAGAGAAAAACTGAACAAATGGAAAGCACATCCTGAACATACCCCGATTATTTTTAACAAACGAGCGATAGAATATATCAGAGAAGCACTGCTACCACTCAAACCGGAGCACTGGGATAACCCAACTTTCAAATTTATCGATCTATTCGCTGGTATTGGCGGAATAAGAAAAGGTTTTGAAGAGATAGGCGGGAAGTGTATTTTCACTAGTGAATGGGACTCAAATGCTCGTCGCACCTATCTCGCAAACCACTACGTGGATGATACTGAGTTGTCTTACTTCCTCGACTCTGAAGAAGAGAACCCAACTAAGAACAAATCGTTCATGGACATCACCAAAATAACAAAAAGTGGGAACAGTCAGGCTACAGCACAAGAAAAGCGAGAAAGTATTCTTTCACATATCCCCGAGCATGATGTTTTGTTAGCAGGTTTTCCATGTCAGCCTTTCTCTCTTGCGGGAGTATCGAAGAAAAACTCTCTCGGCCGTACCCATGGCTTTGAATGTGAAACACAGGGAACTCTGTTCTTCGATGTCGAGCAAGTTCTTTTGGTTCGTCAGCCTAAGTATTTCGTTCTGGAAAATGTAAAAAATTTGAAAAGCCACGACAAAGGCAACACCTTTGCAACTATTATCCGCGCGTTGGATCATGCTGGATACTGGGTTGCAGATATCAGTAACCAGAGCGACGATATCGAAGAAGCCATCGAAATTGTACGCAGACGCAAAAACGAGCCGACAATTATAGATGGAGTTCACTTTACCCCCCAACACCGTGAACGTATTGTACTTGTTGGGATCAGAAAAGATCTTATAGACAACAGACCTGAGCTAGCAAGGCTCAGTCTGAAAGACATTCAAAAACCGGAATTCCGATATACCGTAGCAGATATCCTTTGCCCGTTAACTAATGCTGAACAACGTAAATACACACTCACACCAAATCTGTGGAACTATCTTTATCACTATGCACAAAAACATCAGTCTAAAGGTAATGGCTTTGGGTTTGGTTTAGTCGATCCATCAGATACAAATGCAGTTACTCGCACATTGTCAGCCCGATATTACAAAGATGGTTCAGAAATTCTGATTAATCAGCATGGGATAACCCCAGATTATCTAGAGCGTAATAAAATATTCGCAATTCGTAAGAATCACGAAAGAGAACAGGCCGCGTTAGAATACGCGCAACACTGGCAGAAATCGAATATAGATAGCTCTGAAAAAGAGTTTAAGGACAAAATCAAAGAAGGCGAGAAAGTGTACGATGAAAAATTCGGCCGTTATGCGGAAGAATTTGATTCATTGTACCGAACTCCCCGTCGCCTTACACCTCGTGAATGTGCTCGCTTGATGGGATTCGAAAAGCCAGAACAGTACAGAAACGAAACTGATATAGATTTTCGAATAGTTTGTGCAGATACATCAGCATATAAACAATTCGGAAACTCTGTTGTAGTACCAGTTTTCAGAAGTGTGGCAAATTTGTTACAAAAGTACATTATCCAGTAG
- a CDS encoding RHS repeat-associated core domain-containing protein, producing MDYHSYGNVAYQRKAEIVSPLRFQGQYYDEETGLHYNRHRYYSPDSGRFITPDPIGLAGGLNNYQYVKNPTGWVDPLGLNQCEGSCAGNPLTAAEQSAAYQSSDPYFGVDKLEDISIPKGTQLAHITWKEQGGITGNYFTTPSAVEVSRAKDGLVSSRALNQGVQVYAGDGRTDYKKYVQMFEVKEDIPMGGAAFGPTKANPQFNPGRYKTHDQYFILDEHLIKLVPVKGSLEVMKDTKAPDVSNKLEKLRNK from the coding sequence GTGGATTACCACAGCTACGGCAATGTGGCTTACCAGCGCAAGGCCGAAATCGTCAGCCCGCTGCGTTTTCAGGGGCAGTATTACGATGAAGAAACGGGTTTACATTACAACCGCCACCGTTACTATAGCCCTGACTCCGGTCGGTTTATCACCCCGGACCCAATCGGGCTTGCGGGTGGTTTAAACAACTACCAGTATGTAAAAAATCCGACGGGATGGGTTGATCCACTGGGGTTGAATCAGTGTGAGGGGAGTTGTGCTGGGAATCCTTTGACTGCCGCTGAACAGTCGGCTGCTTATCAAAGTTCTGATCCTTACTTCGGAGTAGATAAATTAGAAGACATTTCTATACCGAAAGGAACTCAGCTAGCTCATATAACCTGGAAAGAGCAAGGTGGTATTACGGGTAATTATTTTACTACTCCAAGTGCAGTTGAAGTTAGTCGGGCCAAAGATGGATTAGTTAGTTCAAGGGCACTGAACCAAGGGGTTCAGGTATATGCTGGCGATGGACGAACTGACTATAAAAAATATGTTCAGATGTTTGAAGTGAAAGAAGATATTCCTATGGGAGGTGCGGCATTTGGTCCTACTAAAGCAAATCCACAATTTAATCCGGGCCGTTATAAGACACATGATCAATACTTTATCCTAGATGAACATTTAATAAAGTTGGTGCCTGTTAAAGGTTCTTTAGAGGTCATGAAAGATACTAAAGCACCTGATGTTTCTAATAAATTAGAAAAGTTAAGGAATAAATAA